The following coding sequences lie in one Trichoderma breve strain T069 chromosome 1, whole genome shotgun sequence genomic window:
- a CDS encoding major facilitator superfamily domain-containing protein, whose translation MNDSGDQVEKQEADDSDTQVSSHDSQDADPETWTALGLSRFQEVAFASSLLMTQFFAQAGLGQTLSILKAISASFHITNPGELSWLIAGYSLTIGSCILLSGRLGDYFGHKPLFIAGLVWYMLWTIISGVSIYASQCLFIASRVFCGIGPSMCIPNALAILGRAYPPGLKKNILFSLYGGLTPVGVIGGATISALFAEFVWWPWSYWLIGCITAAVALCSYFAVPSSQSHYESFQPRPSLRDILWATDVPAGAVGIAALVFFNLAWNQAVVVGWATPYIPVFLVMGILFAITFFYIEINISPSPLIPFSILTGDVAFVLACVAAAWGGFGAYVYYFWTTMLMVTETPPLLASAGFSPPIPVGLGTAVMTGYLVARVHPAMLMVMAEACVLAACLLLATFPPGQTYWAQLFPSLIFAPLGLDMSFPAAILVMSNAMGKEHQGMAMSLVNTIVNYSISLSLGIAGTIEQQVTKTRPEDPATVLFGYHSTEYFSCGIVAFGLLLSLIFVWRARGESSLRMSQNRDDIERTEP comes from the exons ATGAACGACTCTGGAGATCAGGTGGAAAAGCAAGAAGCAGACGACTCAGACACACAGGTTTCCAGCCATGACTCTCAAGACGCCGACCCAGAAACATGGACCGCCCTCGGTCTCTCTCGATTCCAGGAAGTAGCCTTTGCTTCTTCGCTGCTTATGACGCAGTTCTTTGCCCAAGCTGGATTGGGACAAACTCTCTC TATCCTCAAAGCCATCAGTGCCTCTTTTCATATCACGAATCCTGGGGAGCTGAGCTGGTTGATAGCTGGATATAGCCTCACCATTGGCTCATGCATCCTTCTCTCCGGACGCTTGGGGGATTATTTTGGTCACAAACCTCTTTTTATTGCCGGACTTGTATGGTACATGCTTTGGACAATCATATCTGGTGTTTCCATCTATGCCTCTCAATGCCTTTTTATTGCCTCCAGAGTCTTTTGTGGTATTGGTCCATCAATGTGTATCCCCAATGCACTAGCAATTCTAGGACGTGCATATCCCCCGGGATTAAAAAAG AATATTCTTTTCAGTCTCTATGGAGGGTTGACCCCTGTTGGTGTTATTGGCGGTGCCACCATATCCGCTTTATTCGCCGAATTTGTATGGTGGCCTTGGTCCTACTGGCTCATAGGCTGTATCACTGCCGCTGTAGCACTATGTAGCTACTTTGCAgtgccttcttctcaatctcacTATGAGAGCTTCCAGCCAAGGCCATCGCTACGAGATATTCTCTGGGCAACAGACGTACCTGCGGGCGCTGTGGGCATTGCCGCATTGGTATTCTTCAACCTTGCCTGGAACCAAGCTGTTGTTGTGGGTTGGGCGACGCCATATATCCCAGTCTTTTTAGTCATGGGGATTCTGTTCGCGATTACATTCTTCTACATAGAGATCAacatctctccctccccgCTCATCCCATTTTCCATCCTGACCGGCGATGTGGCATTTGTCCTCGCCTGTGTTGCTGCCGCTTGGGGTGGCTTCGGGGCCTACGTCTATTACTTCTGGACAACCATGCTGATGGTTACAGAAACACCGCCGCTCTTAGCTTCGGCAGGGTTCTCGCCTCCAATCCCCGTCGGCCTTGGGACGGCAGTTATGACAGGCTATCTGGTGGCCAGGGTTCACCCCGCCATGCTAATGGTTATGGCAGAAGCCTGCGTTTTGGCTGCTTGTCTCTTACTGGCAACTTTTCCTCCAGGGCAGACTTACTGGGCTCAACTGTTTCCTAGCCTGATTTTCGCGCCTCTAGGGCTGGATATGAGCTTCCCCGCGGCGATTTTGGTGATGAGCAACGCAATGGGAAAAGAACACCAGGGCATGGCTATGAGTTTGGTCAATACTATTGTCAACTACAGCATCTCTCTTAGCTTGGGGATAGCAGGGACGATTGAACAGCAggtgacgaagacgaggcctGAAGATCCAGCGACGGTGCTCTTCGGATACCACAGCACTGAGTACTTTTCGTGTGGCATAGTAGCGTTCGGACTTTTATTGAGCCTTATTTTTGTATGGCGCGCGCGGGGAGAAAGCAGTTTGAGAATGTCTCAGAACCGGGATGATATAGAGAGAACAGAGCCTTGA
- a CDS encoding phosphoribosylglycinamide synthetase, ATP-grasp (A) domain-containing protein, with amino-acid sequence MNDDIHKRRILLIGSGGREHALAWKLSQSVSVEHVFVFPGNGGTVQTERISNVVDESIVSERDYPALVTLALKLNIGLVVVGPDSAVVDGIEGYFRQSGIPCFAPSKEAAELEGSKTYAKDFMRKYNIPTAGYQTFDLSVAADLEMAKDYVQTVYHDVVIKASGLVAGKGVVLPSSKKEACEELDSFANGKFGDFGLSVVVEEYLEGDEISVLTFSDGKSFKSLPPGQDHKRIFNGNTGPNTGGMGVYAPTTFVTDAMMSTIEETILKPTFDGLRAEGRTFRGLLFTGIMITRSGPKVLEYNVRFGDPETQTMMLLLSQDTDLAAVLLACTQGILKDAQLGVRSGYACNVVISSAGYPGPYSTGKPIRLDPIFSPDIHIFHAGTKLIGNVLHTAGGRVFSAAAYGDSLEDVVKRAYQDVEAIDFEGMHFRTDIASRYAICQMQNLYHY; translated from the exons ATGAATGACGATATCCACAAACGTCGGATTCTCTTGATCGGTTCAGGAGGCAGAGAACATGCACTGGCATGGAAGCTATCGCAGTCCGTATCTGTTGAACACGTCTTTGTGTTTCCTGGGAATGGAGGCACAGTTCAAACGGAAAGGATTTCCAACGTCGTCGACGAAAGCATAGTTTCGGAACGAGATTATCCAGCTTTAGTCACACTTGCATTGAAGCTCAACATTGGCTTGGTCGTTGTAGGCCCCGACAGCGCCGTCGTTGATGGTATTGAGGGATATTTTCGTCAGA GTGGAATCCCATGCTTTGCTCCCTCGAAGGAAGCTGCAGAACTCGAAGGCTCCAAAACGTATGCCAAAGATTTTATGCGCAAGTATAACATTCCAACCGCAGGATACCAAACTTTTGACTTGAGTGTCGCCGCGGACCTCGAGATGGCCAAAGATTATGTACAAACCGTTTACCACGATGTCGTTATCAAGGCTAGCGGGCTGGTTGCAGGCAAGGGTGTTGTGCTTCCCTCTTCAAAGAAGGAAGCCTGCGAAGAGCTAGATTCATTTGCAAACGGCAAATTTGGCGATTTTGGACTGTCTGTTGTTGTCGAAGAGTACCTCGAGGGCGACGAAATCAGTGTCTTGACATTCAGCGATGGCAAATCCTTCAAGTCACTGCCCCCAGGCCAGGATCACAAGAGAATCTTCAATGGTAACACGGGCCCTAACACGGGCGGAATGGGTGTTTATGCCCCAACGACATTTGTTACTGACGCAATGATGTCCACCATTGAAGAGACGATCCTGAAGCCTACCTTTGATGGTTTACGAGCTGAAG GCCGAACCTTTCGAGGCCTACTCTTCACGGGAATCATGATAACACGATCTGGCCCAAAGGTTCTAGAATACAATGTTCGATTCGGGGATCCAGAAACACAGACTATGATGCTACTGCTCTCACAAGATACGGATTTGGCCGCAGTGCTATTGGCATGCACTCAAGGAATTCTTAAAGATGCCCAATTAGGCGTTCGCTCTGGTTACGCTTGCAATGTCGTGATATCTTCCGCGGGATATCCCGGACCATATTCAACAGGCAAACCTATCCGACTTGATCCAATTTTTTCACCGGACATCCACATCTTTCATGCGGGTACGAAACTGATAGGAAATGTCCTACACACTGCTGGTGGTAGAGTTTTCTCGGCTGCTGCGTACGGCGACTCGCTGGAGGATGTAGTCAAGCGTGCGTACCAAGATGTGGAGGCCATAGACTTCGAAGGGATGCATTTCCGAACCGATATTGCCAGCCGGTATGCTATCTGCCAGATGCAAAACCTGTATCATTACTAA
- a CDS encoding NAD dependent epimerase/dehydratase family domain-containing protein, producing MSQVKVLVTAASGYIGGSVLQTLVDGFGSTISLSALVRSEANFDALKKMGVHPIYFNGLHDLETIKRVASEHQVVVSCASSLDVPSCLALVEGLGIRKQATAQDVFYIHTSGTSNFGDHPITHSELKNITIRTDKGDNYTWEKNNADTWPSRKVDVTIIEAGEQFGVKTIIINPPLIYGQGNGICNQRSIQIPALVEISLKKQQAVVLDKGEGLWTVAHISDVAAFYSLVLKRYLEGQSIDSGKSGYYFLENGEISWLDISNKIGEVGYSQSLFPSKETKEITLEAFSEALAIPHLKDLNMIEVVWGSNARISAIKSREIGWKPQNGLAEFYKSIEDEVNSCQVEGTQG from the exons ATGTCACAGGTGAAAGTTCTAGTAACTGCAGCATCAGGATATAT CGGTGGTAGTGTGTTACAGACATTAGTGGATGGTTTTGGAAGCACAATCTCTCTTTCCGCACTTGTCCGATCTGAAGCGAATTTTGATGCGCTTAAAAAAATGGGTGTTCATCCAATTTACTTCAATGGCTTACATGATCTCGAAACAATAAAGAGAGTCGCATCAGAGCATCAGG TTGTTGTCAGCTGCGCGAGTTCTCTTGATGTGCCGTCCTGCTTGGCTTTGGTGGAGGGACTGGGGATCCGAAAACAGGCCACAGCGCAAGATGTATTTTATATCCAT ACCTCTGGTACATCAAACTTTGGAGATCATCCTATCACGCACAGTGAGCTCAAGAACATCACCATTAGAACCGACAAAGGTGATAACTACACCTGGGAGAAGAATAACGCCGACACCTGGCCGTCTAGGAAAGTTGATGTTACAATTATCGAAGCTGGTGAACAGTTTGGTGTCAAAACTATTATCATAAATCCACCGCTGATTT ATGGTCAGGGAAATGGAATATGCAACCAAAGATCAATTCAAATTCCTGCGCTTGTTGAAATTtctttgaagaagcagcaagctgTTGTTTTAGATAAAGGCGAAGGT CTTTGGACAGTCGCCCATATCTCTGATGTCGCTGCATTCTACTCACTTGTGTTAAAGAGATATCTCGAAGGGCAATCCATTGACTCTGGAAAAAGCGGCTACTATTTTCTTGAAAATGGCGAGATCTCATGGCTAGATATTTCTAACAAAATAGGTGAGGTAGGATATTCTCAGAGCTTGTTTCCATcgaaagagacaaaagagatCACTTTGGAGGCCTTTTCAGAGGCGCTCGCAATTCCCCATCTGAAAGATCTCAACATGATTGAGGTAGTTTGGGGCAGCAA TGCTCGCATCTCAGCTATTAAAAGCCGTGAGATTGGGTGGAAACCTCAGAACGGCCTCGCAGAATTTTACAAATCCATTGAAGACGAGGTAAACTCTTGCCAAGTTGAAGGAACTCAAGGCTAA
- a CDS encoding heterokaryon incompatibility protein (HET) domain-containing protein: protein MRLLHASKWHMADFISDDATPRYAILSHTWGLDEVTYHAWKNLSISDIKLKAGSAKIMACREQAVRDGLEWVWVDTCCIDKSSSAELTEAINSMFRWYTNADVCYVLLSDVEATSDHAVLEERMAKSRWFTRGWTLQELLAPPPEKLIFYSSQWTRLGSKTDFVDIVSSITRINKQYLQGQDLRHASVAQKMSWAALRQTSRLEDVAYCLLGLFDINMPMIYGEGDRAFIRLQEAIMTSTPDDHSLFAWGPILDEADIASKVTNYSEVHQKEPPRPDSTTCELELFGLLAASPKDFEHSGDIIVSREAARFYKSPDNPNVPTKIGRDAFRLDLPMWQQTIHALYHWKGPDIAQTRILDYAALLCHFEDDPSSSSSVILPLLSNGGWTVSRPRTLCYRRRQGIIFSSVSKKKTISIAPEMKINFRSGDVIFRRMVCSSPIQNIGYNMAGGSWYDLDGAIGFLSSSSPQHRDGRMLTLNYKLSDKDDRGMAVVFHRLPTDDQMFIEVIPVNFSGKEIESGDMTWYSSTTLNQATPTFTRSMALPSDEWHVQRSPMPDVYLRSERVSIDGSDGFVDVLDLLVGFNLD from the exons ATGAGGCTGCTCCACGCCAGCAAATGGCACATGGCCGACTTCATCTCGGACGATGCAACCCCACGATATGCCATCCTCTCGCACACCTGGGGACTCGACGAGGTTACGTATCACGCCTGGAAGAACCTGTCCATCTCCGACATCAAACTCAAAGCTGGAAGCGCCAAGATCATGGCGTGTCGCGAGCAAGCTGTCCGAGACGGGCTGGAATGGGTTTGGGTCGATAC ATGTTGCATCGACAAGTCAAGCAGTGCCGAGCTCACTGAGGCGATAAACTCCATGTTTCGCTGGTATACAAATGCCGATGTGTGCTATGTTCTGCTTTCCGATGTAGAGGCAACGTCGGATCATGCCGTACTGGAAGAGCGCATGGCAAAAAGCCGTTGGTTCACTCGCGGATGGACTCTGCAAGAGCTGCTCGCACCACCACCAGAGAAGCTCATCTTCTATTCCAGTCAGTGGACCAGGCTCGGCTCCAAAACGGATTTCGTCGACATTgtttcatccatcaccagGATAAACAAACAATATTTACAGGGTCAAGACTTGAGACATGCGAGCGTGGCGCAGAAAATGTCATGGGCAGCACTGCGTCAGACCTCGCGACTAGAAGATGTTGCTTATTGCCTCTTGGGATTGTTTGACATCAACATGCCCATGATCTACGGCGAAGGCGATAGGGCATTCATTAGACtccaagaagccatcatgaCCTCAACCCCAGACGATCACAGTCTGTTTGCGTGGGGGCCAATCCTCGACGAGGCGGATATCGCGTCCAAGGTTACAAACTACTCGGAAGTTCACCAAAAGGAGCCCCCACGACCAGACTCGACCACATGTGAGCTGGAGTTATTCGGCTTGCTCGCCGCGTCCCCGAAAGACTTTGAGCACTCGGGCGATATTATTGTGTCACGAGAGGCGGCTCGATTCTACAAGAGCCCAGACAATCCAAACGTGCCCACGAAGATTGGCCGCGACGCATTTCGCCTCGATCTGCCAATGTGGCAGCAAACGATTCATGCATTGTATCACTGGAAGGGACCGGATATAGCCCAAACTCGAATCCTCGACTACGCTGCTTTATTGTGCCATTTTGAAGATGACCCTTCATCGTCAAGCTCAGTAATTCTCCCACTATTGTCAAACGGCGGCTGGACAGTGAGTCGCCCTCGCACCCTGTGCTACCGACGCAGGCAGGGCATCATATTTTCATCAgtgtcaaagaagaagactatCTCTATTGCTCCTGAAATGAAAATTAATTTCCGCAGTGGAGATGTCATCTTCCGTCGAATGGTATGCAGCAGTCCAATCCAGAATATAGGTTACAATATGGCAGGCGGCAGTTGGTACGATTTGGACGGCGCCATCGGCTTCTTGTCTTCGTCTAGTCCCCAAcacagagatggaagaatGCTTACGCTGAATTACAAACTGTCAGATAAGGATGACAGAGGAATGGCTGTTGTCTTCCATCGTTTGCCGACTGATGACCAGATGTTCATAGAAGTCATACCAGTCAATTTCTCTGGCAAAGAAATCGAGAGTGGTGATATGACATGGTATTCGTCTACGACACTGAATCAAGCGACTCCCACGTTTACTCGTTCCATGGCTCTTCCTTCCGATGAGTGGCATGTGCAGAGAAGTCCAATGCCCGATGTGTACCTGCGCTCTGAGAGAGTCTCAATAGATGGAAGTGATGGCTTTGTCGATGTCCTGGATCTTTTAGTTGGGTTTAACCTAGACTAG